Proteins from a genomic interval of Planctomycetaceae bacterium:
- the rpsJ gene encoding 30S ribosomal protein S10, with protein MAGAGEECIRIRMEAYDHSVLDQSAAEIVDTAKRTGAIVHGPVPLPTRIERYTVLRSPHIDKKSREQFEIRTHKRLIDIVQPTGKTVDALNKLSLPAGVDIKIKATATA; from the coding sequence GTGGCTGGTGCTGGTGAAGAATGTATCCGGATTCGGATGGAAGCGTATGACCATTCCGTGCTGGATCAGTCGGCAGCGGAAATAGTGGATACTGCAAAGCGCACAGGGGCAATTGTTCATGGGCCTGTGCCGCTACCGACTCGCATTGAGCGGTATACGGTGCTGCGTAGTCCTCATATTGACAAGAAGTCGCGGGAGCAGTTCGAAATTCGGACGCACAAGCGATTGATTGATATTGTTCAGCCAACCGGTAAGACGGTTGATGCTCTGAACAAGTTGTCTCTGCCGGCTGGTGTGGACATTAAGATCAAGGCGACTGCGACGGCTTAG
- the rplC gene encoding 50S ribosomal protein L3, with product MSVGLLGKKIGMTQVYGDDGVIVPVTVIEAGPCVVLQVRTQSRDGYDAVQLGFGDAPREKVSRSVRGHVAAIGGVRQSALKAAGVEVLPKAECEPKRFVREFRLVSPAELSVGQVLLADSLSDVQWVDVIGVSKGRGTTGVMKRHNFAGQPASHGAKRVHRHPGSIGQSADPSKVMKGTKMAGRFGGERVTVKNLRVVRVDAESNLLLVRGAIPGPQGSFVVVRRSEKNA from the coding sequence ATGTCAGTGGGCTTGCTTGGTAAGAAAATTGGTATGACCCAGGTTTACGGGGATGATGGTGTCATCGTTCCTGTGACGGTCATAGAGGCTGGTCCTTGTGTTGTGCTGCAGGTTCGTACTCAGTCCAGGGATGGGTATGATGCTGTGCAGTTGGGCTTCGGTGATGCCCCGCGGGAGAAGGTTTCGCGTTCTGTTCGAGGTCATGTGGCGGCAATTGGTGGGGTTCGTCAGTCGGCGCTGAAGGCTGCTGGTGTGGAAGTGCTGCCCAAGGCGGAGTGTGAGCCAAAGCGGTTTGTGCGGGAGTTTCGGCTGGTGTCGCCGGCTGAGTTGTCAGTGGGGCAGGTTCTTCTGGCAGATTCGCTTTCAGACGTTCAGTGGGTTGATGTAATTGGTGTTTCCAAGGGTCGCGGGACCACGGGTGTGATGAAGAGGCACAACTTTGCCGGGCAGCCGGCGAGTCATGGTGCGAAGCGGGTGCATCGTCATCCTGGTTCGATTGGTCAGAGTGCGGATCCTTCAAAGGTTATGAAGGGTACGAAGATGGCTGGTCGGTTTGGTGGTGAGCGGGTAACAGTGAAGAATCTTAGGGTGGTTCGGGTTGACGCTGAGTCGAATCTGTTGTTGGTGCGCGGTGCCATTCCGGGTCCGCAGGGTTCGTTTGTTGTTGTTCGTCGCTCTGAGAAGAACGCCTAG